The window TTCAGGAAAGGCAACTTTTTGAATAATAGTATTAATATTACTATCTACTTTCGGATTAAATAAATCGGTACTAACCGTATACGTTTCTAAACTAGATTCTGGAAAATCTTCCAGTATTAAATCCTTAATATTCTTTTCGCTTAAATCTGAAGACAACCAATTAGAATAATTACTTTCCTTTAAAATTACTGGTTGCCTTTTTTTAACGTTATGAATTTTAGCAAATAATGGAGAAGCTTCTTTAGTTAAAATGGTAAAGGTGATATAAGTATCCATTACAGAATAGAATCCCGCCAATGCTAATGGCTGTTTTTCTGCGTGCTGAATAAAGTATGGATATTTCTTTTTATTATATTCATGTGGTTCAAAAAAACCAGTTACAGGAATTATGCAACGTTTCTCCATAACAGATTCCTTATAAAGAAAATGATCAAATATTTTTTCTGACCTTGCATTTAATCCGCCTCCATAC is drawn from Lacinutrix sp. WUR7 and contains these coding sequences:
- a CDS encoding SOS response-associated peptidase, which codes for MCFHTSTTQKTKKLEKHFKVKISNDNLRPVFDTPNYHLNGFAHPNMLVIPQEKAEVIAPGVWGIVPSHKPSDQIKAFYKEAVKYGGGLNARSEKIFDHFLYKESVMEKRCIIPVTGFFEPHEYNKKKYPYFIQHAEKQPLALAGFYSVMDTYITFTILTKEASPLFAKIHNVKKRQPVILKESNYSNWLSSDLSEKNIKDLILEDFPESSLETYTVSTDLFNPKVDSNINTIIQKVAFPEWNETLF